The Oryza sativa Japonica Group chromosome 11, ASM3414082v1 DNA window ATATACTACGAACTGCATTGTGTGTTCCCTCAGTGTACTACGAGTAGCGAAATAACGAGACTTTTGCGAATGCCTCTTCCTTGATGGATCTTAGCAGTGTATAAAGTACAGCTACAGTGTTTCAGCAATGGATTAGCTAGTTGTCAAAAACTATGATGTATTGCATAACTGTGTTGACTATTGTTGACTTGTGTATCGAgggatagtagtagtagtatcaaACGATACTGTAGCAATTGGCATAGTGGGCTAGTGGGCATTGATATCTGCTGGCCCATTCGGTTGACGGGTGACTTATTTGGGCTGGACCAAGAACTACCGTTGACTTTGGTTGGGCCACATCTTCAGAGGTCAACCACAAGTGACCTGTGGCACATGCATCCGTGGCATTGCATTGCATACTTATCCTACAAATGCAGCATGCCAGCATCATTAACCAAAACAACGCGGTTCAAGCAAGTGGATTTGGGAAGGCAATACTGAAACACAATGATACTAATGATAATTGAGGATTTGAGGTGGCCAAATGAAGTACTTCCCTGATTTATTTTTTCGCGGAGCTTTTCTAGCGGAGACTTTGCGGAGCCCATTTTTTGGCTGAATTGCAAATCATATGCGTTTGAGAGGATTAGGTAGTAGGAGATCACAAGGTTTCATTTTCACTTTTGTTTGCTACTCCACTATTTGTCAGAAAAATTATACTACTCCTGTACTATTTTTCTCGTTTGCCGTGTCACCGCGTGAGTTGCGCGGGGTGGAGTGTGGAGTCGACTTGACTCCCAAGTCCACTTCCCTCCATAAAGCGAGCTCGGAGCGCAGCCACAGCAGTGTAGAGCGCAAGCACAGCGACGGCGAGCAACCGCGGTGACCGGAGAAGCGTACTACGTGTATACCGGCGTCGGTCGATCGACGGCAATCGGCCGGATTCCGGTGTGATTGGCTCACCGGCGATATGCACACGAAGCGTCCGCTGCCGGCACAGGCGCCACCAGCTGGGCTTGTCCTGGTGCCCGCGCCCAAGCGCCCGCATGTGGAtgctgctgccggcggcggcggcggcgtggcgtcgcCGCGGGGGAAGCGGCAGCTTCGCTCCGGCATGCTCGTCCTCTTCTTCGTCGCGCAAGTGTATGGCCTCGATCCATTCGCCTTTGGCTTGATTTCTTTATGGGCGCCAATATGGACTCCGGTCCAATGAAAAGTATTTCGAGGTATCGGTTCCTGACAATACCAAATCGTTTTTGATCATTGGATTTAATAATGTTCATCATGTCCAGTTATATCCAACTATCAGAAACGATTTGGTATCGATACCTTAAGGTATTTTTTACTGGACCGGAGTCTGGAGCAACTCTCTTGTCTGATCTGTATTCGTTGATGGGTCTAATTTCTGAATAATCTGTTGCGTGTTCTTCCATTCCTGATGCAGCAAGGAGGAGATGAGATACAACCAGCGACTTCGTCGAGTGGTGAGCAGAGCAGCTCTGCATCTCTCCATCCGTGATCTGTCTCACCACCACAGCGTCGTCTTGAATCGATCTAAATCATTTTCCCCATCATTTTATACTACGATCTTTTTGGTAGCTCATTGCATAGTTATGTGTTTGTCTACTGTAGATACGTGGAGAGAATGCTATTTCCCAGCAAAGGGCAATCGAAACATTTGATTGTGTCTTTCAGAAAGCATTTGACAATGCCTTCCAGAAGCATCTTGATCCAATTTACCGGTAAGCAAGATTGATCTCTCACTCCCTGCAACTTGGACTGAAGAATTACATACTTCCATTCATGGACTAGTAGAGTGGTTAAATATGATAACAGATTAACAGTTCACCTGTCTTCTTGCTCAGATAATATATCTTTCCACTCCTTTCTAACTTTGTTAAATCCAGAAAACCAAAACCAAGAGCACGCGCTTGAAATTTGATTTAGGATCCtaatatagttatttttttatgatacTCCGTTGtcttgtaactttttttttctagtaggtATGCAAATTTCCTGTTTAATTACACTCCTTAAAAATTTCATGCTTAATACTCCTTCCGGTAAAAAAAAGCGTTTAAGACAAGATTAATTCGGTCAAACTTTTGGAGCTTTAACCATCATATTTATATTagaatatgtttaaaaaattcaataaattttatgatattaCGATGGTACTTTTCAAGACGAATCTATGCATACTCTTGACCATCATTCTCTTGTTTTTAAAATGAACACTTGAGAAGTAGTTAATGGTTACATTTAGAAATTTGATCAAATCATGtcttaaatattaaatatttatgactAGAGGGATACCTCTAAATCAGACAAATTGCTCCAAACATGGGCAACTACTAATTTGATCATTTATAGCTCTTCTATGTTGTTATGTTAACGTTGAGAAGATGAAATATTCATGTTGTTAGACCATACATGAGAGAAATATGAACTACGAAGGTGCTATGAAATATAGTAAATTGAATCAAACTTATTCCATTAATCTTGAAGTCTCCAATTTTGCGTGTTCACCGGTATCTTATCTTTCTATTTGTAAGAGAATGATGAAGTTCGTTATCTATTTAAACTAACCTTTTTTTCCACTTCTTTGGATTTAAACTAACCCTTTTCCTTCCACTTCTTTGGCTGCAGCTCCCTTCAATCCCTTAACAAGCGCACTGATATTCTCAGCCATGAAGTGGTTAGATTTCAAATGTTCCACTGCTTCTTTACAGTTCAACACTTCAAACCCTTTTCTGATAAGGGAGTCCCTTTTATCGAGTTTCATTGCAAGAAGCTACTTGGTTGAATGCAACTCAAACTAAAAAGTTTTAtcctatttattttttctaaaaaaaacaaaaggtgtTTGCCTGACAAACTTCAATTCTTAGCTCATAATGATTCTTCACCCAACGTGCAGGAACAAATCAAACATTCAAATTCTAACCATCATGCTAATCAGCAATACAGGTATGATATTTGAAATTATCAAAAATATGCATAGATGACTTCTATTATTTCTAGTACCAATGTTTCACTGGTTCTtcatattgtttttcttttttcggcAACCAGTTCTTATCAATCACTTCAAATGACTTGTGAACTACCATGTATCCATGGTACACTATCTATTTATGGGGCTTGCCTAAACAACTTTATGATGTTCTTTTCATGCTGTTGTGAGTCTGTGACTTGTGATGTACTAAAGTTGTGATTTTTGGAAAATCGGAAGTACTGTCAGATGTTCAAATGACACTAGAATTAATACACAGGGGTGTttcatactttttttaaaagagagaaaaagctTTTCCTCCTATATGTTGATAGAGAAGGGGTTTCATACTATTTGTGTATGCATTGTAGATCAAAGGCAAATCAAGAGTCTGCTGCCATCACTGAGGAAGTGAATCAAGAACAAACAGCTGCTAGATTTGTCGCGAGTGAAGCTCAGGAGGGGCAAAGAGTTGAGTTGAGGTTCCTCAATAAGTTGAACCCTCTtgtttttacaaaggaaaaaatTACAGCGGAGGATGGTACAGCTATCAAAATTGCCATAGTTAGGGATAATCAGATAATTACATCTGGTCCACTTTCTTCTGCAAGAATTGAAATTTTGGCTCTCCATGGTAACTTTTATGATGTTGTCCCTGATAATTGGACCGAATCTGAGTTTGATCACCGCATAGTAAGTAGTTCACAAGGTCCCGCGTTAGGAGGGGTTTGTCAAGTCAAGCTGAAGAATGGGGAGGCCTCTCCTTCTGATGTATTTTTCAATATACCATCTTCGAAGACTGAAAGTGGAAGGCTCATTCTAGCAGCAAAAGTTCATACAAGTGACATTGGTGGGCTTCGAATTAAGGAAGCTGTGATGATGAATCCTGTTGTGGTGCAGGTTTACCGAAACAAACGTAAGTTTTCCTTCAGAATTGCAAGCTGGTTATTCTGTAGTTTGCATCATTTTTTTTGGTCGGGTTAGCTGAAAAATCGACCAACCAAATTGTATTAAGAAGAGAGAAATGTGCCAGCTACAAAACAACATTATACTGTCACAGGGCATaagcccccctcccccctcccccccaaaaaaaaataaaaagagggaaaaaataCATATAGTTTGCATCATGTATTTATTATGTAAGTTTTGTAGTGTACATTCATTTTTGATGTAGAGGCCGGTTTaatctattattattatgtaaGTATTCTCCACATGGCCTGTTAATACCTCCTAGTGACCGTACAAAATCTATTCTTTCATTGGATTTACTTTGAAATTACATATTGCATAATCTTCACGATATGATCTATTGTCATTTACTTTGTTTGCTTTTCCCCAGTAAATAGAAGTAGTGACCGTCCGAAGCTAAAAGATGAAGTACATCGTTTAAAGGGAATTTCAGGAAAGGGATGCCGCACCAAATGGCTTAAAGATAATCAAATCAACACTGTGGAAGAGTTCGTAAAGGCTTTAAATAAGGATGAAGAAAAGATCCGCAATGTAAGGCCTCTGGGATTCCAATTCTCTCTCATATGTGCACGAATTAAATCCATACAGAAATTCTGTGTTTATGTTAATTAGAGCCTATTATTCATTTCTTCGTATATCAGAGCAAATTTACCTTTCAATGCCATGAAACAGTACAAGCATAAGTAAaagggtgtagctatatttatggcgccatatttttcatcaaaaaatagtcggcatgtatttacattgtaagtctctaaattacatatgtaattttagtgtatttacaatgtaagtctcaaaattacatatgtaagtactaaaattacatatgtaaattcgaaaattacatactaattacatatgtaagtggggtgtaaatgaggtgtaactactgtgtaagtggctgaaaaaaaatcgactgtagcatatggcgccatatttctagcaactccgtaagtaaaatattatttttgacAAACGAACTATAACATACGCATTCCTTGGAGTTCAGGAGTGTTTCAAGCTAAAGAAGGATAATAAGCTTTGGAAAGATACAATTAAACATGCTAAAGAGTGTGATCTTGAAGGGAATTGCAAGCTGAAATTATATAGAGCTGAAGAGCAGCATGTTGTACTCTTCTTTAACTGCGTGCATGACCTCGTTGGTGCGAAATTTCGTGATCACTATGTTGCAAAGGACAATTTCAGTTCAGATCAACAGGTATGCGTTGATATTGGCATTCTTCTACAGATGCAAACCTTTGATGAGAACTTAGAAGATTAcacttcttttttgttttctcaGGATGCAGTGAATCGTTTGAAGAAACAAGCATATGATGAGCTGGATAGCATTGGCTTTGATCACGAAATGAAAAATAACTATCCGGTGATGACGCTCAGTGATGATGCTTACATTCCCTTCATTGACACAGCACAAAATCCTCCAGATTTGCATGTTACATTTCAAGGTAAGACATTGGTTTTGTTCTCTTGTCTTTCATCAGACTCAACTACTGACGAtttgtttatttggatttgaCAGTTCAGGGTATTGCAGGAGCTGAGATTTATCATGCACATGAACTGCCTCAAGCATTTCCTAACAACAATAATGATTTTGGACAACACTTTTTACATGGCTTTCAAGGTTggttctgcttttttttttctgcttctGCTGGTTTTGTTTTGAGGAATACTTTTGTGTTGGAACTAAAGTAATCAAGCAGGTGCTCTGACTCAGATGGACCATGACTATGCGCAATTTGGCATTGCTGATATGCAGTGTTATACTACACAGGCACCTGAAGTAAGTGgagtttcttttccgttggctCAGTTTGTAAGAACACGGATGAACTTATAAGCCCctgttaaaatttgaattttaaaacctATTTTTTTACCTCTTTCATCATAGTTTTTCTACCATTAGCTTTTAAATCGGTAAGAATACATATGTAAAAGTTTtacccacaattttttttgttattattttttagataatggaataaaatctAGGTCTTTGCtcaaagagctacagccaattattactcCAATTCAAGCAAACACAAACGCACCTCAACAATTCATAAAAACACTGGTCTAATAAAACAAGAGCACACACAAACTACTAAATGCAACACAAGAAAGAATCACAAGACTATGaattctatttgtgaatctctaTCCGAAGTTAGTGAAAAACTGCATAACCGTTGACTCAAGATTGTGACATGCAGCTTTAACAACAGTTAACAAATTGTATGTACGCCATGAAAACAAGACTGCCTCTGATTGTTCAGATCATAGTATCGAGTATCTTTGTGTTGTTCCACACTCCTTGAATGCTAACGGGTCATTCTTTCTTCAGGGTACCTCTTATGGAGGCAACAACATGATCGGACCAGCAAATGTACCGCAGAATGTTATTGGTGACGGCTCTATGGACATGTTTGACTGTTATGCATACATCTTTCCGGACAATGAGAACCAGAATGAGAGGCCTCATAGCTCTGCATATCCAGGACCAGTTTAACTGAAGGCTTTGTTGCCAGCTAGTAATCTATCATGATTTCTGATTAATTTCATTCTTtatttagataatggatattttattgttttattCTTGATGGATGTATTACTTTCAAGAAATATTCTTGCTGTATGTATTAGCATTTGTTGATGCAGAAAATTGAACTGTACTAGTACTTatgtttcagaaaaaaaaacatcgacTGTTATGTTACATAATTCAACTGTTGTATCACACTACGGTTTCAGAACTCCTTCTAGTACTATTATTTACTAGTTAGCGTGCATGTTCACGGCATCGCAACATATCCAATGGAGTACATAATCTTATATTGTTGTTTATAGTAACAATGGAAAGAAGCACTACCAATtcacgaaaaaaaaattgaaactcaACTTCTGCAATGTCGTAAACACTACCAATTGTGTTGAAAGGTAACAATGAAAATTAACAATGTGGTAAACATCTTCTTCTGACCGTTGGATTTGCTTCATGTTTTATCTGACCGttcgattctttttttttctggctgTTAGATGTGCTTCTAGATATGTCCGTGTCCtaaaagggcatgtagcctactGCTTGCAgaagtgacctgagtagcaccccaaggtcctgagttcaaatcttcataggagcgaattttagattgggttatttgagggctaagttccctGTTTGATAAgttaagttcctaatttaaaatgGCTGTACATATCCGATTGAATATTGAGtctgggaaaaaaaatacccttctctgcAAAAAAGATATGTCCACGTTGTTGGGCCTGGTGGTATTCATGTTTGGTAACGGATTTGCTCCTCTAGCACGTTAACTTTGTGTGGGCTACTGGGCTTCTTTCTCTCGTCGTAGCTGAACCCGAAGCACCGCTTGTCCGCTTCACCTCCTCGATCGCGTCGGTGAGACTCGGCGAGCGTtccagccggccgccgccgccgccgccaggcttTGGCCTCGGGTCTCCTACTACCAACCAGCCATGGCGCAGGTCtttcgggcgcggcggcgaggcggaggcggcagggAGGAGCCGATCGCCCTGGTGGTGCGGTGACGGTGTCTACCCCTCGTCAGCACGAGGCGTTCGTGGAATTGTCCGTAAGCGCGCGGTCTCTTCCCCGCGAAGCAAGGATGTGGATGTTCTTTTTGCAGAAAAAGGATCTGGCCCATCGCCTTTTCCGTGTGCATATGGGACACGAGCAGAAGGTGTTCGTGCAAATGCGGCAGACAGCACAGGCAGACAGTTCTTGTTTTGGATGTGTTGGGATCAGAGTACTGGCGTTTTACAAGTTTGCTGATGCCGCACGATTGCAGTCAACAAGGTCATTTCACTGGATTTTTGTCTCAACAATATCGGGATACTGAGTTCTCCTTATCACCGAAATTTTAGCAGTTCAAGATGCTGAGCCTAAGGCCATCCACAATCGGTGTCCCTGGGTCGTCCCCCCGCTCACAccgtccgccgtccgtccgCGCAGCGTGTCTCTGGAGGGAGGCGCGACCCCCACGCGGGGAACCCCTCTAGCTCCCCAGCTCGCTTTTTCCAGAGACACTCCCTTGAAGCTACGTGTTGCGGCGACCCGGTGCCCCATCCCTACCTTCTCTCCTGGTGTTTCCCCTTCTTGCCCCTCACCGGCGGCATggcgacgagagagagagaagagagagaggcgacggcgacgaggatcCACGACGGTGACGACCAGATCCGGCCACCAGCTGGCGACGGGCTCGGCTTCCgcgacggagacgacgacgaggactgGCGATGACCACCAGCCGGCGACGGGCTCGGCTTCCGCGTCTGCCACCTCGACGCCACCACGCCAGCTCACCATATCTGCCCGCCTCGCAGCCGGATCtgcctcctccagctgccgccgACACTGGAACCGACGCTGGAACCACttcggtgacgacggcgggacGCGgctggcggagggaggaggaaggcagCTGCTAGAGGGGGTGAGGAGGgaggcgccgcggcggctgggGAGGGCGAGGGggaaggccgcggcggcgggaacCGCCGGCGACACGCCTCGCGCTCGACACGACCGGCGTCGCCTTTGTGGAGGAGCCAAGGCGGCGAAAGAAAGAGTGAGGGGGCAGGaccgcgggagagagagagattaggggGTAGTTtagtaaaaataaatatgggGTTTTGTGGGCTGGGATACTCATTGTGGGTTGGAGTGTCTCTATTAAGTTGCTTTAGATTTTGAGGAGCCCATCCAAGGGTATCCTCCATTGCGAGCTGAGTTTCCCTAGAGTGCCTCAGTTAGTGAGAACACTCTAGGAGTGGctcacattgtggatgccctaaaaGTGAATCAGAAGCGGCTGTTGTAGTACTCTTTGATGAGGTAACTCCTTCCCTCAAATGCATGAACATGGAATCTTGTCCATGAAGTTAAAGCTACGTGTCTCCCGAAAGGCAGCCCCTCTCACGGAGATTTGCTATATAGGAGTACTATGCAGAAGCATCACGTTTTAAGCACTTAAATAGTTGAAGTATGAGCTAGGAGGAGTGGAAGACATTAATTAGTGGGCGCATTGTTGGCATCAGTTAAAAATTGGATTTAGCTACTTTCTTACTTCATTTTCAATCTTCTTGTTTCTGctactttttctttctttttgaaaagTAAGATatcgtttaaaaaaaaaagtaagaaaaagACAATGGGGGCCTGGACCTGAATAGTCTTGATGGCAAGATTTTATTGGTTTCTTATTCATCACCACCTCATATATATAATTGTCTTGTCGCGAATCGTGATGATTGAGCAGGTAGTTTGGATGGATTGGCTCCAAAACTATTTAAAAGAATCCACCAGTTAATTCACTCAAGTGCTCTCTGTTTTACAACAAGACCTGGACCTTGATAGTCTTGATGCCCAGGTGTTTGTATTTTAGGCCCTTCCTCTTTCACCTCATATATATAATGCTGCAACCGGAGTAGGCTGGGGTAAGGTGCATCATCAGATATCTCCTCATCCTTGCTGAATTCCTGACTGCGCAAGCTGATTTGAAGGTCTGTCAAAGTAAGCTAGAGTTGGGGGAAAAGTGAAATTAAGAAGCTAGCTATCTCCTGCTAATTATTTAATGGCATGCATGCTTGAGTTTTCTTTCTGATCCATATGATCATTTAGTATATATTGTGCTGCATATATGTACATGTTCTTGTTTAGAAAGGATTTACAAGTTCTGTTCTGACATGCACCTTCCTCTGTCTACACATGTCATGGCATGCAGGGAATCAATCAGATATGATTATAGAGGTGTGTTGCTGCCTGGGGTTTGCTGCGAATGTAGCGCAGCTGGCTGGCCTGGACGTGGCCAGTCTGGTAAAGGAAATCAAGGAGCGTGTCCAGACAGTGAGCCAGAACAAGGAGGACTGTGAGCTGCTCGCCGAACGTGCGGAATTGATCCTTGATCTGCTCGGTCGGTTGCAGAAATCCAAGGTCATAGAGGACCCTGACATGTGGAAACCAACAGAGAGGCTCAGGTCAACTCTTCGTAGGGCATGCGAGGTCATCGAATTCTGTCGGGAGAGGAGCTGCACGTACCGCTTCTGCAAGAGCGACCATACCGCCAAAGAGTTGCGCAAGGTGCTCAAGGCTCTGAAATTTTGTGTTACCCATCATCAATGGTGATCAAACCACACGTTACTTTCTGGTCCAGCAGACTCCAGATGTTGTTCAGC harbors:
- the LOC4351085 gene encoding calmodulin-binding protein 60 F isoform X1, giving the protein MHTKRPLPAQAPPAGLVLVPAPKRPHVDAAAGGGGGVASPRGKRQLRSGMLVLFFVAQVKEEMRYNQRLRRVIRGENAISQQRAIETFDCVFQKAFDNAFQKHLDPIYRSLQSLNKRTDILSHEVEQIKHSNSNHHANQQYRSKANQESAAITEEVNQEQTAARFVASEAQEGQRVELRFLNKLNPLVFTKEKITAEDGTAIKIAIVRDNQIITSGPLSSARIEILALHGNFYDVVPDNWTESEFDHRIVSSSQGPALGGVCQVKLKNGEASPSDVFFNIPSSKTESGRLILAAKVHTSDIGGLRIKEAVMMNPVVVQVYRNKLNRSSDRPKLKDEVHRLKGISGKGCRTKWLKDNQINTVEEFVKALNKDEEKIRNECFKLKKDNKLWKDTIKHAKECDLEGNCKLKLYRAEEQHVVLFFNCVHDLVGAKFRDHYVAKDNFSSDQQDAVNRLKKQAYDELDSIGFDHEMKNNYPVMTLSDDAYIPFIDTAQNPPDLHVTFQVQGIAGAEIYHAHELPQAFPNNNNDFGQHFLHGFQGALTQMDHDYAQFGIADMQCYTTQAPEGTSYGGNNMIGPANVPQNVIGDGSMDMFDCYAYIFPDNENQNERPHSSAYPGPV
- the LOC4351085 gene encoding calmodulin-binding protein 60 F isoform X2, producing MHTKRPLPAQAPPAGLVLVPAPKRPHVDAAAGGGGGVASPRGKRQLRSGMLVLFFVAQVKEEMRYNQRLRRVIRGENAISQQRAIETFDCVFQKAFDNAFQKHLDPIYRSLQSLNKRTDILSHEVEQIKHSNSNHHANQQYRSKANQESAAITEEVNQEQTAARFVASEAQEGQRVELRFLNKLNPLVFTKEKITAEDGTAIKIAIVRDNQIITSGPLSSARIEILALHGNFYDVVPDNWTESEFDHRIVSSSQGPALGGVCQVKLKNGEASPSDVFFNIPSSKTESGRLILAAKVHTSDIGGLRIKEAVMMNPVVVQVYRNKLNRSSDRPKLKDEVHRLKGISGKGCRTKWLKDNQINTVEEFVKALNKDEEKIRNECFKLKKDNKLWKDTIKHAKECDLEGNCKLKLYRAEEQHVVLFFNCVHDLVGAKFRDHYVAKDNFSSDQQDAVNRLKKQAYDELDSIGFDHEMKNNYPVMTLSDDAYIPFIDTAQNPPDLHVTFQGAEIYHAHELPQAFPNNNNDFGQHFLHGFQGALTQMDHDYAQFGIADMQCYTTQAPEGTSYGGNNMIGPANVPQNVIGDGSMDMFDCYAYIFPDNENQNERPHSSAYPGPV